A genomic window from Martelella lutilitoris includes:
- a CDS encoding mannose-1-phosphate guanylyltransferase/mannose-6-phosphate isomerase, producing the protein MTSKIVPVIMAGGKGTRLWPLSRATAPKQFIRFLGPKTLYQKTLERVSDSDRYEAPIILTNEDFRFLAAEQAREIDMDLTGIILEPIARNTAPAVAAAAALVRANFGEDAIMQVFASDHEIEAGPDYFACIDTAFAAAKSGKLVTFGIEPTEPATGYGYIEAGDELPSGARSVARFVEKPELAKAEEMLAAGNFTWNSGIFMFPIAVLVRELETYAPEVMQYAEQAVLKDESDLELDFIRLDKNAFEKCPDISIDYAVMEKTDAAAVVASSFSWSDLGSWDAVWKDGEQDADGNVIAADATLIDTKNSLVISRDLHVAMQGLDGMAVIASEDAVYVGRLSDSQNVGNIVKMLKAQKETKALAEEHPTSYRPWGGYTSIIKGERFQAKRIFVKPGKKLSLQKHHHRAEHWIVVKGTAEVTVDEDVKMLTENQSVYIPLGAVHRLANPGKITLELIEVQTGSYLGEDDIIRIVDDFGRG; encoded by the coding sequence ATGACCAGCAAGATCGTTCCCGTCATCATGGCCGGCGGCAAGGGCACGCGGCTCTGGCCGCTGTCGCGTGCAACCGCGCCGAAACAGTTTATCCGTTTTCTCGGCCCCAAGACGCTTTACCAGAAGACGCTCGAGCGCGTATCCGACAGCGACCGCTACGAGGCGCCGATCATCCTGACGAACGAGGATTTCCGCTTTCTCGCCGCCGAGCAGGCGCGCGAGATCGACATGGATCTGACGGGCATCATCCTGGAGCCGATCGCGCGCAACACCGCGCCCGCCGTTGCCGCCGCCGCCGCCCTGGTGCGCGCCAATTTCGGCGAGGACGCGATCATGCAGGTCTTTGCCTCCGACCATGAGATCGAGGCCGGGCCCGACTATTTCGCCTGCATCGATACGGCCTTTGCCGCCGCCAAATCCGGCAAGCTCGTGACCTTCGGCATCGAGCCGACGGAGCCTGCCACCGGTTACGGCTATATCGAAGCCGGCGATGAACTGCCGTCGGGCGCGCGCTCCGTCGCCCGTTTCGTGGAGAAGCCTGAACTGGCGAAGGCCGAGGAGATGCTTGCTGCCGGGAACTTCACCTGGAATTCGGGCATCTTCATGTTTCCGATCGCCGTTCTGGTGCGCGAGCTCGAAACCTATGCGCCCGAGGTCATGCAGTACGCCGAACAGGCCGTGCTGAAGGATGAAAGCGACCTCGAGCTCGACTTCATCCGTCTCGACAAGAACGCCTTTGAAAAATGCCCGGATATCTCCATCGACTATGCGGTGATGGAAAAGACCGATGCGGCGGCCGTCGTCGCCTCCTCCTTCTCCTGGTCGGATCTCGGCTCTTGGGACGCGGTCTGGAAGGACGGCGAGCAGGACGCCGACGGCAATGTTATCGCCGCCGATGCGACGCTCATCGACACGAAGAACTCGCTGGTGATCTCGCGCGACCTGCATGTCGCCATGCAGGGGCTCGATGGCATGGCCGTGATCGCCTCGGAAGACGCCGTCTATGTCGGCAGGCTTTCCGACAGCCAGAATGTCGGCAATATCGTCAAGATGCTGAAGGCGCAGAAAGAGACCAAGGCGCTCGCCGAGGAGCACCCCACCTCCTATCGTCCGTGGGGCGGCTATACCTCCATCATCAAGGGCGAGCGTTTCCAGGCCAAGCGCATCTTTGTCAAGCCCGGCAAGAAACTGTCGCTGCAGAAGCACCATCACCGCGCCGAGCACTGGATCGTGGTCAAGGGCACGGCCGAGGTGACCGTCGACGAGGATGTGAAGATGCTGACGGAGAACCAGTCGGTCTATATCCCGCTCGGCGCCGTGCACCGGCTCGCCAACCCGGGCAAGATCACGCTGGAACTCATTGAGGTGCAGACCGGATCCTATCTCGGCGAGGACGACATCATCCGCATCGTCGATGATTTCGGTCGCGGCTGA
- the dgcN gene encoding N-acetyltransferase DgcN, with product MIETPYLLFLGDAPDALAAKVAQGIKDWRPEYAIGQFRLEGCKADMKLPDLTIEEAVEKGVKTLVIGVANRGGVISPAWKSVLIEALEAGLDLASGLHNLLRNEPDLAAKAKELGRTLHDVRIPAVQYPIANGKKRAGKRMLAVGTDCSVGKMYTALCVEKAMREKGLKATFRATGQTGILITGEGVPLDAVIADFMAGSVEYLTPDNEPDHWDLIEGQGSLFHASYSGVTMALVHGGQPDALVLCHEPNRPHMRGLPDYQLPSLEMLQDLALQVARIVNPDCKVVGISVNTSAMSDEEALAYCRETEARMGLPTVDPFRHGAKRLAEALAAL from the coding sequence ATGATCGAAACACCTTATCTTCTGTTTCTCGGAGATGCTCCGGATGCGCTGGCCGCCAAGGTTGCCCAGGGCATCAAGGACTGGCGGCCGGAATATGCCATCGGCCAGTTTCGTCTCGAGGGGTGCAAGGCCGACATGAAGCTGCCGGACCTCACCATTGAAGAAGCGGTGGAGAAGGGCGTGAAGACGCTGGTCATCGGCGTTGCCAATCGCGGCGGGGTGATCTCGCCGGCCTGGAAGTCCGTGCTGATCGAGGCGCTCGAGGCCGGCCTCGACCTTGCCTCCGGCCTGCACAACCTGCTGCGCAACGAGCCCGACCTTGCCGCAAAGGCCAAGGAACTTGGCCGCACCCTGCATGATGTCCGCATTCCCGCCGTGCAATATCCGATCGCAAACGGCAAGAAGCGCGCCGGCAAGCGCATGCTCGCCGTCGGCACCGATTGCTCCGTCGGCAAGATGTACACCGCGCTCTGCGTTGAAAAGGCGATGCGGGAAAAGGGCCTGAAGGCCACCTTCCGCGCCACCGGCCAGACGGGCATCCTGATCACCGGCGAGGGCGTGCCGCTCGATGCGGTGATCGCCGATTTCATGGCCGGCTCGGTCGAATATCTGACGCCCGATAACGAGCCCGACCACTGGGATCTGATCGAGGGGCAGGGCAGCCTGTTCCACGCGTCCTATTCCGGCGTCACCATGGCGCTCGTCCATGGCGGCCAGCCGGACGCGCTGGTGCTCTGCCACGAGCCCAACCGTCCGCATATGCGCGGCCTGCCCGACTACCAGCTGCCGAGCCTCGAGATGCTACAGGACCTCGCCCTGCAGGTCGCCCGCATCGTCAATCCGGATTGCAAGGTCGTCGGCATCTCCGTCAACACCTCCGCCATGTCGGATGAGGAAGCGCTCGCCTATTGCCGCGAAACGGAAGCGCGCATGGGCCTGCCGACGGTCGATCCCTTCCGCCACGGCGCGAAGCGGCTCGCAGAGGCGCTTGCCGCGCTATGA